TGGGTGCAGGGTTTACAAATGTGAGTTTTAGTAATACAGTTAGAACTATTATTATCTCTTCGTACGGAAATATAATTAAAGATGATACTCAGGATTTGCCAACTGATACTGATATTAATCTGTGGCAGGCAGATGCGGCTTTAGTTTATGATAATAGCATTTTTGGTGCTACCGCTCCAATAATCGGTTCAAGATGGAGAGCAGAGATTACACCTTCTGTAGGTACTTTGTCTTTTAATAGCGCCTTATTGGATTATAGACAGTATTTTATGCCTGTTAGACCATTTACGCTGGCTTTTAGAGTATTGCATGCTGGCAGATATGGTGTTGATGCCGAAAATTATAGGCTGTTACCTTACTATTTGGGTTATCCTGGACTCGTACGCGGTTATGATTACAATTCTTTTAGTAATGCAGAATATAATGCTGATTTATTATCTCCTGACCCTCTAATAAATAGATTGCAGGGTAGTAAAATTCTTGTAGCAAATATTGAACTTCGATTCCCATTGCTGGGTTTATTTGGCATTGGTGAAGGTTTCTACGGCTACTTCCCAATAGACTTCGGTGGTTTCTACGATGCTGGCTTGGCTTGGGATAAGGGAATGAAGCTTGCACTTTCAGGTAACGGTAGAAAACCAGTTAGAAGTGTTGGATTTACTATACGTGTAAATTTGTTTGGTTATGCAATTGGTGAAATTGATTATGTGAAACCATTAGATAGAGTAGACAAAAGCTGGGTTTGGCAGTTTAATTTAACTGAGGGATTCTAATCTTTTATCGAGTAAATTTTTCATAATTTTTGTATGCCATTTATAACTCCAATTTGTCTGCAGAAGAAACTCTTGCTGCGCATAAGAATTATCCAGCCTGTAAAAAGTATTGTTTACAATATCCTATAAATATTTTGTTCTGAGGGGATAATAAAGCTTTGATTATGCTTAAACCAATGTAATCCCTTTAGGGATTATATAGTTATAGAATAAATAAATATCAAACTGAAGTTAAAAGTCCCGTATGGACGAGATAGGGATTGATTTACAAGACAAGTAGAATAGTCCAAAATCATGAAGTTTTCTAAATTTATTTGGTAATTCATCCCTTCGGGATTTGATTTCAAAATTATTTTGGACAGCACTGATCTGCTTGTTTAGTTTAGATAAATCTTTCTTTACATTTTGCGTATGAAAGATCATTTTTTCAAATTAGGCGTCCAATTGTTACTTTTAGCAATTAGATGATGCCTTATTCATTCTTTCAATGGCTTAAGTAAAAGATAATTTGCTTTGCAGAACTATTTTATTTATGAGTTGCAATAAGGAATTTTTTTAATTAAGTAAACATTATCAATCATATATAAATAAATTATGGTGTCTAATAATTTCTTAAAAAAAATTGGAGAAGGTTACAATGTTGCAAAATACAATCATCAAATCAAAAAACGTTGAGGTACATTTACACAATTTTTATGAAAATGTGTTAAATCGGCTCGAAAAACTAAAGTCTGAAGATATTTTAAAAAGAATTTTAACTCATGATTACACAATATGGAGTGATAATCCAAAAGAAATATCAGACCGATTAGGCTGGTTAGATTCTCCAGAAAAGACCAAAACGGAACTTCATTCATTGAACAACTTTGTTACCGAGATTATTAACAACGGTTTTTCGGAAGCTGTTTTATTGGGAATGGGTGGCTCTAGCCTTGCACCAGAAGTCTTTAGTAAGTCATTTGGTACTAAAAAGGGTTACTTACATTTAAGTATATTGGATTCGACACACCCTGAAGTTATACTTAATTATGAGAAAAAGTTTGACTCACAAAAAACACTTTATATAGTCTCTACAAAATCTGGTAGCACAATAGAAACAATCTCTTTTATGAAGTACTTCTTCAATTTGGTATCTCAAAAATTAGGTAAAGAAAAAGCTCCGAAGCACTTTATCGCTATTACGGACCCTGGCAGTGGGTTAGAAGAAATTGCCAAGAAACTAAATTTCAGAAAAATTTTTTTGAATGATCCAAATATTGGGGGTAGATATTCAGCACTATCACTATTTGGAATTGTACCTGCAGCTTTATTAGGGATAGATGTGAAAAAACTTTTAAATAATGCCCAATTATCATTTAATTCTTTAAGTGAAGAAAACGTGCATAATATACCCTCGGCAGTCTTAGGTGCCGCAATAGCAGAATTAGCTGTTAAAGGAGTTGACAAGTTGACTTTTATCATTTCTAAGGAAATTGAATCTTTTGGCTCTTGGCTGGAGCAATTAATAGCTGAAAGCCTGGGAAAATCCGGCAAGGGAATTTTGCCTGTGGATCAAGAGAGTGTTTTACCACCTGAATTCTACAGCGCCGATCGATTGTTTGTTAATATTAAATTAAAAGGCGACAATTCTAACGAGCAGCAAATAAAACTATTGGAAGAAGCAAAACATCCTTTAATTAAAATTGAATTAAACGATATTTATGAGTTGGGTGAACAATTTTTCTGCTGGGAAGTAGCAACATCAATAATGGGCTGGGTGCTTGGTATTAATCCTTTTGACCAGCCTAATGTAGAAGCGGCTAAAGTTTCAGCACGGAAAATGATGAGACAATTTGAAGAAAAAGGAGAACTCCCTTTACTTGAAATCTCAGTTAAAGAAAATGACATTGAAGTTATAGCTTCACAAAAATATAAAACAATCAAAGAAGCTTTTTCCAATTTCTTTATGAACTTTAACGATAGCTCGAGTTTAGGTAGAAGTTACATTGCAATTCATGCATATCTAAACCCAACTAATCAAGTAATTAGTTCATTACAAAGTTTGAGAACTGCTTTGCAAAAAAAATATAAGTCTGCAGTTACTATTGGTATAGGACCTCGTTTTTTGCATTCTACTGGACAGTTACATAAAGGCGATGGAGGAAAAGGATTATTTATTCAGTTTACTTCTAATATCTATCATGATGTTCCTATACCTGAAAAAGCTGGCTATAACGACTCCTCTTTTTCGTTCGGTACTTTAATTAGTGCACAATCGCTTGGTGACAGGGAGGCATTGTTGGATAAAAATAGAAATGTAATACGTGTTAACTTTACACAAGATCCTGTATCCGGCATAAATAAACTGACATCACTTTTTAGCTAATTATAATGGTATTAAAATTAAAACTTCCTAGACTTCATAAAGAGGTAATTACAGCTCTATTTTTTTCTTTAATTACAGTTCTTACTCGCCTGATTT
This genomic interval from Melioribacteraceae bacterium 4301-Me contains the following:
- a CDS encoding glucose-6-phosphate isomerase — encoded protein: MLQNTIIKSKNVEVHLHNFYENVLNRLEKLKSEDILKRILTHDYTIWSDNPKEISDRLGWLDSPEKTKTELHSLNNFVTEIINNGFSEAVLLGMGGSSLAPEVFSKSFGTKKGYLHLSILDSTHPEVILNYEKKFDSQKTLYIVSTKSGSTIETISFMKYFFNLVSQKLGKEKAPKHFIAITDPGSGLEEIAKKLNFRKIFLNDPNIGGRYSALSLFGIVPAALLGIDVKKLLNNAQLSFNSLSEENVHNIPSAVLGAAIAELAVKGVDKLTFIISKEIESFGSWLEQLIAESLGKSGKGILPVDQESVLPPEFYSADRLFVNIKLKGDNSNEQQIKLLEEAKHPLIKIELNDIYELGEQFFCWEVATSIMGWVLGINPFDQPNVEAAKVSARKMMRQFEEKGELPLLEISVKENDIEVIASQKYKTIKEAFSNFFMNFNDSSSLGRSYIAIHAYLNPTNQVISSLQSLRTALQKKYKSAVTIGIGPRFLHSTGQLHKGDGGKGLFIQFTSNIYHDVPIPEKAGYNDSSFSFGTLISAQSLGDREALLDKNRNVIRVNFTQDPVSGINKLTSLFS